The window ATAGCTGCCTTTGCAAATTCAAACTCATTGTATCCACTGATAATTATTATTGCTGGTTTGTTTTCAAAATTCTCGGAGACTCTTTTTATCAGTTCAATTCCATCCATTACTGGCATTTTTATATCTGTTATTATTATATCTACTTTCTTACTTTTGAGAATATCAAGGGCTTCCTGCCCGTTTCCCGCTTCATATGCAATTTCAAATCCAAGACTTTCCCAATCAATAAGTTTAATTATACCTTTTCTCATAAATATTTCATCTTCAACCAAAAGAATTTTAATCATTGTTACACACCCTCACTATATTCTATGAACAAATGCTGGCAATTCTAAAGGAAGTTTAATGACAACCTTCGTACCTTTATTGATGGAACTTTCAATGTAAAATTTAGCATTGTCGTTGTAGTACAGCATTAATCTTCTGTAAACATTTTTAAGCCCTATACTTTTGTCATATAGCGGATTGTTAAGATTAGTATAAAGCTCTTCAAGCTTTTTCTCGTCCATTCCTATCCCATTGTCAGCAACTTCTATTACTAAATTTATACCCTCTTTTTTTACTTTAACTATTACCCTGCCACTATCTTCTTTTTCCTCTATACCATGTATACATGCATTTTCAACAAGCGGCTGGATAGTCATCTTAGGAATCAAACAATTTTTAGCATCCTCTTCTACAAAAATTTCATATGTCAACTTTTCACCAAATCTGTATTGTTGTATTTTCAGAAAATCCTCTACAAAATTGATTTCTTCTTGAACTGTGGTTATATCATTGCCCCAATAAATAAGCCTTCTCAAAGTCCTTGTTAGATATTTAATAATTTCAGCTGTTTCAAGTTCGTTCTTCAAAACAGAACGCATTCTTATTGAATCCAGTGTATTGAAAAGAAAATGTGGGTTTATCTGGCTCTGCAGCGCGTTTATCTCTGCCTGCTTTTTCTCAACTTCAAGTGTCTTCTTTTGAATCTCAGAAAGCATTTCCTTTTCTATTAGCTCTTTAAGTCTTACTGTCATATTGTTAAACTCTCTTATCAGATTACCTATCTCATCGTTCCCTTCTCTGCATGTCAAAATCTCAAATCTTTGCTTTTTAACTTTTCTTATATGCCTTTCCAAAAGTTCTAATCTATTTGAAAGCGAAGAGGTTATAAGCCTTATTAAAAAGGTTGCAAATATCAAGCTCAAAAGCGATATAAGTAATATAAACTCAATAGCTCTGTATATTTCTCCCATCATATACGAACGTGAAAATACTCCAACAAGTTTCCATCCATTCAAAAGATTTATATCCAAATTATCTATAAACACGTATGAACCTTCCGGTACAAATTTACTTTTATCAAACTTTACAAAAGGTTTTGTAAAGATTAAATTATTGTATGTATGAGCTGCAATTACTCTGTTGCTGCTGTCTATTAAGTAAATCTCTCCACCAAACACCTCAAAATTTATGGAATTAAAAAAGCTTGAAAGATAAATATCAATTTTTGCTATTTTCGTGTACTTACTATTGTTTCCTGTAGAAGTACTTCTTTGCTCATATTGATTAAGATTTCTTATAAGTGACACATATCCTTCTTCTCCATTTACTCCATTATCGCTGGTCGGTATTATAACTATCCCTTGCAGATTATTAACTACCTTATCATACCATTCTTTAACCTCTTTTATATTTAGCTTTCTATAACCATCACTGTTCAAAATCGTGGGATTATTTGTGTATATCGTTACACGAGCAATATTTGAATACACATTTCTACCCTGATATATTCTATTTCTCAGATACTGAACATAATTAGAATAAAAATCATCCATACCTTGGTAATCAATATCAAGCATATCGTTAAGTAAATCATCGGTGTACAAAGTATTTGAATATAGTATTGCCTCATCAATTACTTTTTTTATATTAGTACTCAAGATGTTAAAAGCACTTTTTATTTGAGCAATCTTCTGTTGTTGGAGATTTTTTATAATGAAAATTGTAAATATAAAATGACTTACTATCGTGGGAATTAAAACACACAAAATGTATACAAGTAACAATTTCTTCCGAACAGAAAGACTATCTAACCTTTCAACTATTCTTTCTTTCGAAAATTTTAATAATTTTCTTAACACTTCATTCCACCACAAATGTTATAACTCTTAATTTTAATTATATCACAATGCATATAAAGGTTAACTGTATTTTATTTACTCAGAAAAAATAAATCAAAGTGGGCGAGAATCACCCACTCCAAAAATATCACAATTACTCACCTTTAACACTGCCAAGAGTAAGACCTTTTACAAAATATCTCTGCAAGAATGGGTATACCATAATAATCGGAGCTGTTGCAACTATTGTCATACTTGCTCTTACCGAATTTGGAGTAACCTGCTGAGTTTCAGCCATTGCTCCCATTTGATAGTCAGGATTTCTTCCAACCTGCATACTCACAGATGCCAGAATTTTTTGAAGCTCATACTGAAGAGTACTCAGGTCTGGTCTTTGAGAATTAAAGATATACACGTCAAACCACGAATTCCAATGTCCAACTCCTATAAACAGGGCTATTGTCGCAACTGCTGGTAAAGTAAGCGGGAAAATTATTTGCCACAAAATTCTAAATTCGCTTGCACCATCAATCTTAGCAGATTCTATCAAACTTGATGGCAAAGATTCTATATAGCTTCTGACCACAACAACATTAAACATTCCCAAAAGAGCCGGTACAATATAAACCCAAAATGTGTTTAAAAGTCCGAGCGACCTATACAACAAGTAGGTTGGAATTAAACCTGCTCCAAAATACATTGTTAGAACCATTATTGCAGAAAATGGACGTCTTAATACAAAATCTTTTCTTGAAAGAGGATAAGCAACAAACATTGTACAAATAATACCCAGCACTGTACCAAGAACTGTTCTTGCAACAGACACTAACGCTGCATTATAAATTTGTGGATTGCTAACAATAATTTCATAGTTTTTTAAAGTCCATTTTCTTGGCCAGATATAAATTCCTCCTCGAACTGTATCAAGTGCATCGTTGAATGAAACAGCTAAGACGTTTAAAAATGGATATAAAGTTACAATACCAACAAAAATCAAACTTATATAAACAACCAAGTCAACTATAATGTCCTCGGCTGTTTTTTTTCTAAACATTTTGAATTTTCCCTCCTTAACAAATAAGCTTTCTATACAACAGTTGATGCATTCAACTTAGCAGCAACTTTATTCGCAAACAAAACAAGTAAGATACTCACAACACTCTTGAACATACCAGCAGCTGTAGCATATGAATATCTGTACATTGTAATACCATAGTCAAGAACATATGTGTCAAGAATTTGAGAATAATCCTGAACAAGTGGGTTTCTGAGTAAAAGAACCTGTTCAAAACCAGCATTCAAAAGCCAACCAACGTTAAGAATAAGAAGCATACTAATTGTTGGTGCAATTCCTGGTAAGGTTACATATCTTATTTTCTGTAGTCTTCCACAACCATCCACGCTCGCAGCATCGTAAAGTTCAGGATCTATACTTGTCATTGCGGCCAAATATACTATAGCGTTCCATCCTGTTTCTTTCCAAACGTTTGAAAGAGCCAATATCCACCAGAAATAATGTCCTTCACCCATCCAAACAATTGGCTGTTTAATAATCTTAAGAGACATTAAAATCTGATTAAGTATTCCAGATTCGGGCGATAAAACGCTTATAACTATACTTGCAGCAACAACCCACGAAACAAAGTGCGGAAGATATGATATAGTTTGGATAGTTCTTTTGAACAACATGTTCTTAACTTCATTTAGCATAAGTGCAAGTAAAATAGCTGCCGCAAATGAAGTAATAAGTTTAAGAAAACTAATTACAATTGTGTTTCTCATTGCAAGCCAAAAACCAGAGTCGCTAAACAAATCTTTAAATTGTTGTAACCCTACCCACTCAGAGCCCCAAACACCTTGGAATGGCCTGTATTCTTTAAATGCAATAACCCACCACCAAAGCGGTATATAGTGAAACAAAATCACATACAAGACAAATGGAAATATCATAAAAACAAGTTCTTTCTGATCTTTTACTTTTTGCCAGAATGTTTTCTTCGACTCATTGTAGTATACTGCATCCAATGCAATTACCTCCTTTTAAAACTTTACTTCTACAAGATAAGTACCCATTATAATGAGAATTTAACAATTTAGAAATTTTATATAAGGGAAGAGGGTTTCACCTCTTCCCTTTGAGGTCTTAGAAACATTACTTAACTTTTATCCCGTACCAATCAGCCATTCTTTGTCTCATTTCCTGTGTATAGAACTCTTCAATCGGTTTTGTGTTAATCTTTGCTCTAACCTCTGCTTTATATTTGTTCCATATCTCATCATATTTGCCCTTTGGAGCCATTATAAGCATTGGTATATATTTCCTTGCAAGGTCATTAGCAATGTTAAGTGGAACCTGGATTTCTTTTTGCTTTTCAGGTGGAACATTAATCTCCCATGCATATCCCCAAGGTGGACATTCAGGTTCATCAGCAAATGGTGGCTCAACAAATGTCTTTGCTTTGTATGCTTCGAGCACTTTCTTTTGTGCTGGTGCCCATTGCATATATGCAATGTCTGGATCAAGTTCAGGTTTCACATAATTTCCATCTGGAAGCTTAAGCTGCCATCTTGGCCAGATGTTCCAGTAACCAAGCCCTTCTTGTTTCTGGTAAACCGGATCTCTTGCTTTATCAATCATAGCTTGAGTTCTGTACATCTTGCCTTTATTGTCAACAAGATAGTCTCTTCCTTTAATACCCCAGAACATTAGTTTTTGAATATCTGGATTGAGCATTTGGTCTAAGAACTGAAATGCTCTTACAGGATCTTTACACTTCTTTGTAATACTTATGCCATCTCTTGTACCAATTGATTGAAGCATTACATATCTTGATTTTTTAACACCTTTAAATACAATGCCAAATGGAACAAGGATTCTATCATCTTCGCCATTCTTTCGGAGTGTATTGAACGCTGTGTTAAAGTGCCATGACCTTCCCCAGCTTGTTACAACTCTACCTTGAGCAACTTTTGCAGCCCACTGGTCATATGTCTGAACAAATGCTTCTTTATCAAACAAACCTTCATTCCAAAGAGCATTTAACGCCTTATATGCTTTGTACATTCCTATTCCTGCTGGGTCATAGCTTGCTTTATATGTTTTTGGATCAACTTGGACAGTATCTGCTATAAGGCCATTGAGACCTGTTGCAGGGTCTTGAATTACATAGAATCTTGCACCTTCTGTAATTGCTGACATACCTATTACAGGCATACCTTTATACTTTGGATATTTCTTGACATAATTTCTTATCATTGGCACCAAATCTTCCCAGTACTTTAATCTTGGCCAGTTATTCTTTTGTAACATGTCAATCATTACATATAAACCTTCACCACTTGCGCTTGGTGAAACTTCACCTCTTGTGTAGCTCAAGAAATAGATATGTCCATCAGCTTGGCGAAGTTTTCTTAAATCTGCTTGAGAGTAAGCCTTCTTCGTCCACTGACCGTATTTTTGAATGTAGTTATCAAGAGGCACTAAAGCTTTGTTCTGAATAAACTGTTTGTGTTCGCCGCTACCGTAGACAAGGTCTGGTAAATCTCCAGATGCGAGCATAAGTGATATTTTTGTTGCCTGGTCCATTCCTACAAAATGTTCGATTTTTAATCTTACGCCAGTTCTTTTTGTAATTTCTTGACCAATAGCAGTACTGAAGATATCTGGGTGATATTGCACTGTTGCATCTGCACTAAACATTGTAAAAGTTACAACCTTTTTTGATGCACCTTCAGCCTTTTGTGAAGTCACAGGTGCTACTCCACCAAGAATGGCTGAGATGGTAAATACGAATACCACAAAAAACGAAATTTTTCTTAAAAATTTCAAATTGATACGCCTCCTCTCTTCTAATTTTTATCAAGGATGAACAATTATCATCCTCTACTGTTCATTTTACATAGTATTTAGATAAAAACAACCCTTAAAATCTAACATATTTCCCCCATAAAATTGATATATCAAAAATTTATATTTTCCCAAATTCTTGAACTGCCCACATGTATAATTTTATATTTTCAAGAGGGGTGCCTGAGGCAACAGAACCCGCTGGTGTTTCGATAAAGTTTCCATCATCTTTTAAAACTTGCATATCCCTTTTTACATACTCAATGATTTTTTCTGTAGTCCCATTTCTTAATATAAATGGTGGCATCTGCCCATAAATCAACGCATTTGGCATAAGTTTTCTTATTGTGGCAGGGTGAATTTCAGGTCCAAAATTAACACTATTCACACCAAGGTCGTTTAAAATTGGAATTAGATGCTGCATATTACTATCTGAGTGTTGATAGCGAACATCTTCTTTTCTTGGTGCAAAATTTCTAAACAAACTTTCCAAAATAGGTGCACAATATCTTTCATATAACTTGGGCGAAAATAAAAAACAGTTATCATCGTTAATTGCAATTCCGTCATATTCAACTTCACAATAACTTCTTAAATTCTTTATATACTCCACAAGTTTTTCTTTTAATATCTTAAAAAACTCATCCATTAGCTCTGGTTCATCCATCAGAAGCATACAAAGATTTGTGGTACCTAATAAACTTGTTGCAATTGTAGCAGGACCTCTTGTCATATGCCCCCATCTTAGTTTCTTGCCAGTTAGATTCTCGTAATCTTCTTTTGCTTTTAAAAGTTCAGGTGTAACCACTTTTTTTATATCAATCTTTTCTATTTTTTCTATATAACTTTTTACATCATCTAAATTTTCTATTGCCGGCTCCAGCCAAGGTGTTCCACCTTCTGATATCACCACTCTACTTCCCATTACAACCTCAAATCTTATCGGTTCTGGAGGATCAAATTCTTCTTCTGAATAAAATCTTCTCCCAAGTTCTTTTTCTAATATGTCATTAGCTTTTTTGTGAATTTTAAGCCTGTATAGCTTATTAGAATAGTAATCAACTGTTGAAAAAGGACCAATGAGCTCAAACAAAAAATGGTCGTCAAGCCAAAAATGGATAGGAATTCTTGTCTTTTTGTTAAAATTAAACCGACAAAAATCATTTTCTTCCCAGAATTTTTTTACATCAAATTTAGATAAGTCCACAAGAAATCTCCTCCTTTGTTGGTATTATTTTTTAGACTACAAAAATTTATAGGGAAGACCTCTAAAACTATAATAGGAGGCCTTCCCTATAAAATATACTACAATTTACTCCAAGTTTAGTTCCAATTCTTTACTCTCCAGCGAATCATCTCTGTCTTGAACTGCTCATATACTTTGTAATTTGTCTTTTCAAATGCCTTAACAAATTCATTCCATATTCTGTCAAAATCTGCATCTGTCTTTGCCATTACAAGTTGAGGCAGATATTTTCTTCGTACCTCGCTCATCTTCTGTTGAGCAATTGTAACTTGAGGTTTATCAGCTGGAATATTAATCTCCCATGCAAACCCGTAAGGTGTTTCAAGTGGAGGATCTGTAAATGGAGGTTGCATAAAGTATTTAGCTTTATATGCATCGAGAACCTTCTTTTCAGCTGGTGAGAAGTTCTTGTACACATACTCTGGGTCAAACCCTGGTTCTCTATAATTTCCATCTTGGAGTTTCAAGTATGCATGTGGGAATACCCACCAGTATCCAAGACCTTGCTTCTTTCTATAAACAGGGTCTTCTCTTTGCCTTTTCTGTTTATCTGTTAGGTACATTTTTCCATTTTTGTCTACACTATAATCAACACCTTTTATTCCCCAGTACATGAGTTTCTGAGCTTCTAAAGAGCAGAGAGTATCCAAGAACTTAAATGCTGTGACAGGGTCTTTACACTTCTTTGTTATGCTAATACCATCTCTTGCGCCAATTGGCTGAATCATAAGATATCTTGCTCTTTGAACACCTTTGTAGACAACCGGGAAGGATATATGCATTCTATTGTATTTCTTTGCATTCTTCAGTGAAGCTTCTGCATCATATCCAAATTGCCACCATTGGTCATAAAAGCCTACAACTCTACCCTGAGCAATCTTGGAAAGATATGTGTCATAGTTTTGAACGAACACTTCTTTGTCAATAAGCCCTTCTTTCCACATCTTATTCAAATCTTTATAGTATCTTCTTGAACCTTCCATTGTAGAATATACCTTGGCTTCATATGTCTTGGGGTCAACTATTACATCGCCGTCATTTTGATATCCCATAAGATA is drawn from Caldicellulosiruptor diazotrophicus and contains these coding sequences:
- a CDS encoding carbohydrate ABC transporter permease, encoding MFRKKTAEDIIVDLVVYISLIFVGIVTLYPFLNVLAVSFNDALDTVRGGIYIWPRKWTLKNYEIIVSNPQIYNAALVSVARTVLGTVLGIICTMFVAYPLSRKDFVLRRPFSAIMVLTMYFGAGLIPTYLLYRSLGLLNTFWVYIVPALLGMFNVVVVRSYIESLPSSLIESAKIDGASEFRILWQIIFPLTLPAVATIALFIGVGHWNSWFDVYIFNSQRPDLSTLQYELQKILASVSMQVGRNPDYQMGAMAETQQVTPNSVRASMTIVATAPIIMVYPFLQRYFVKGLTLGSVKGE
- a CDS encoding ABC transporter permease; translation: MDAVYYNESKKTFWQKVKDQKELVFMIFPFVLYVILFHYIPLWWWVIAFKEYRPFQGVWGSEWVGLQQFKDLFSDSGFWLAMRNTIVISFLKLITSFAAAILLALMLNEVKNMLFKRTIQTISYLPHFVSWVVAASIVISVLSPESGILNQILMSLKIIKQPIVWMGEGHYFWWILALSNVWKETGWNAIVYLAAMTSIDPELYDAASVDGCGRLQKIRYVTLPGIAPTISMLLILNVGWLLNAGFEQVLLLRNPLVQDYSQILDTYVLDYGITMYRYSYATAAGMFKSVVSILLVLFANKVAAKLNASTVV
- a CDS encoding uroporphyrinogen decarboxylase family protein, which produces MDLSKFDVKKFWEENDFCRFNFNKKTRIPIHFWLDDHFLFELIGPFSTVDYYSNKLYRLKIHKKANDILEKELGRRFYSEEEFDPPEPIRFEVVMGSRVVISEGGTPWLEPAIENLDDVKSYIEKIEKIDIKKVVTPELLKAKEDYENLTGKKLRWGHMTRGPATIATSLLGTTNLCMLLMDEPELMDEFFKILKEKLVEYIKNLRSYCEVEYDGIAINDDNCFLFSPKLYERYCAPILESLFRNFAPRKEDVRYQHSDSNMQHLIPILNDLGVNSVNFGPEIHPATIRKLMPNALIYGQMPPFILRNGTTEKIIEYVKRDMQVLKDDGNFIETPAGSVASGTPLENIKLYMWAVQEFGKI
- a CDS encoding ABC transporter substrate-binding protein gives rise to the protein MSKKLKSFAWFICFVFIFSTLITFPSLKSDSVKAASSSQQVKVLTFFYGDSNADPHPDLFSTPIGKEITKLTGVKLKIEYLAGQDEATKIGLMLASGDLPDLIHGHQEHGKLIEAGVLVPLDNYIQKYGKYCKQIYTEKDFKRLRQKDGKIYFLSPYRNEITPDLKPDGFWLPIDLLEKAKWPKVRYWEDYQQLIRDYVKKNPTIDGKPTIGFTFITESWRFFTLENPPSYLMGYQNDGDVIVDPKTYEAKVYSTMEGSRRYYKDLNKMWKEGLIDKEVFVQNYDTYLSKIAQGRVVGFYDQWWQFGYDAEASLKNAKKYNRMHISFPVVYKGVQRARYLMIQPIGARDGISITKKCKDPVTAFKFLDTLCSLEAQKLMYWGIKGVDYSVDKNGKMYLTDKQKRQREDPVYRKKQGLGYWWVFPHAYLKLQDGNYREPGFDPEYVYKNFSPAEKKVLDAYKAKYFMQPPFTDPPLETPYGFAWEINIPADKPQVTIAQQKMSEVRRKYLPQLVMAKTDADFDRIWNEFVKAFEKTNYKVYEQFKTEMIRWRVKNWN
- a CDS encoding sensor histidine kinase, which gives rise to MWWNEVLRKLLKFSKERIVERLDSLSVRKKLLLVYILCVLIPTIVSHFIFTIFIIKNLQQQKIAQIKSAFNILSTNIKKVIDEAILYSNTLYTDDLLNDMLDIDYQGMDDFYSNYVQYLRNRIYQGRNVYSNIARVTIYTNNPTILNSDGYRKLNIKEVKEWYDKVVNNLQGIVIIPTSDNGVNGEEGYVSLIRNLNQYEQRSTSTGNNSKYTKIAKIDIYLSSFFNSINFEVFGGEIYLIDSSNRVIAAHTYNNLIFTKPFVKFDKSKFVPEGSYVFIDNLDINLLNGWKLVGVFSRSYMMGEIYRAIEFILLISLLSLIFATFLIRLITSSLSNRLELLERHIRKVKKQRFEILTCREGNDEIGNLIREFNNMTVRLKELIEKEMLSEIQKKTLEVEKKQAEINALQSQINPHFLFNTLDSIRMRSVLKNELETAEIIKYLTRTLRRLIYWGNDITTVQEEINFVEDFLKIQQYRFGEKLTYEIFVEEDAKNCLIPKMTIQPLVENACIHGIEEKEDSGRVIVKVKKEGINLVIEVADNGIGMDEKKLEELYTNLNNPLYDKSIGLKNVYRRLMLYYNDNAKFYIESSINKGTKVVIKLPLELPAFVHRI
- a CDS encoding ABC transporter substrate-binding protein; this encodes MKFLRKISFFVVFVFTISAILGGVAPVTSQKAEGASKKVVTFTMFSADATVQYHPDIFSTAIGQEITKRTGVRLKIEHFVGMDQATKISLMLASGDLPDLVYGSGEHKQFIQNKALVPLDNYIQKYGQWTKKAYSQADLRKLRQADGHIYFLSYTRGEVSPSASGEGLYVMIDMLQKNNWPRLKYWEDLVPMIRNYVKKYPKYKGMPVIGMSAITEGARFYVIQDPATGLNGLIADTVQVDPKTYKASYDPAGIGMYKAYKALNALWNEGLFDKEAFVQTYDQWAAKVAQGRVVTSWGRSWHFNTAFNTLRKNGEDDRILVPFGIVFKGVKKSRYVMLQSIGTRDGISITKKCKDPVRAFQFLDQMLNPDIQKLMFWGIKGRDYLVDNKGKMYRTQAMIDKARDPVYQKQEGLGYWNIWPRWQLKLPDGNYVKPELDPDIAYMQWAPAQKKVLEAYKAKTFVEPPFADEPECPPWGYAWEINVPPEKQKEIQVPLNIANDLARKYIPMLIMAPKGKYDEIWNKYKAEVRAKINTKPIEEFYTQEMRQRMADWYGIKVK